In Heliangelus exortis chromosome 3, bHelExo1.hap1, whole genome shotgun sequence, the genomic stretch GGGAGAGATCTTGAGACCGCATGGGCCCATGGGGACTGCAGCGCCTGCTGCTCTCGAGTGCTGCTGAGTGGTCGGAGGCCCCTGCTGCCATATGGattggggtgctggggctgccaaGCTCGGAGGTGACTCTGGAGGCTGTaagggaaagcaggaaagtCATGGGCATGGCTTTCCAGACCTGGGCCAAGACagcccagagcagggcccccagccctcctggaGTGCAGAGGTTCTGACAAGCCCAGCCTGGGTACCCACTGCCAAGCTCAGCCTGGTCCCTTACCAGTGCTGAGGCCAGCACAGTCGTCGCACTCCCAGCTGGCTGTGCTGTTCCCCAAATTGGAGCAGCCTCTGTGGGTGCCATCAACAGCACAGGAACGGCACAGGAGCAGTTGCCAGGGCCTGGGGAAACAAACGGGTTGATGGCTGTGAAGACAAAATGGCGCCGCAGCACTGGATGGTCTGGCAGAGCTCTTGTTCTCAGTCCTGCTTTGAGCCCCTGAGGAGACGGGGTGCAGCATTTGCAACTTACCCCTCTTCCTccacctgctccctgcctcctgggCAAAGACACTCCCTGGCATCGCAGCGACTGTGCCTCTCATCTACCTGGCTGAGTACAGGGTACCTGActgatggagaaaggaaaattgatGAGCCTCTGCTGCACCAGGGTGGAGTGGGTGCAGGGTGtccctgctgttcccctgcTGTCCTGTTTCCAAGTCCTCCAGGAATCTGAAGCCCAGAGTCAGGGGGGAGTGAATGGCCCGGACTGCTGGGACGTGCCCTGGCACGGCACTGTGCTTGTGCCCTCCTGACTTGtgagcaaggaagaaaaaagcccaacctTGGGGGATTTGGATCCCCATGTTGCGCATTTCCAGGTTAAACTGATCCTTGTTTCTGCAAAGCGGACAATGGAAACGCGTAGTGCCGCTGTACATTGCCTGTGTCTGCAGGAGAAGCATAAGGAGCATGAGTGaagccctggtgctgctgaggccCTGCTGTCCTCGGGGGGTGAGGGAACGGCTGCTACCTGGATACAGCCCCTGTGGAACCAGGCGTGTTTACACGCTGGGCACACCAAGGTGCCGTAGGACTTTCTGCTCCCAACAAGGTCCATGCAGATGAGGCAGGTGGTGTCCTCCTCTGGAGCTGCCTCCACTGCCTGCTTTGGGCCGTGCTCCCAGCAGAAGGAcctgaggggaaaaggagaggggtAGGAGGTGAGCAGTGCTAGGGGTCCTTCCCTGGTGatgagaagcagaggagaggaggtaCCTGTAGGGAGCAAAAAACTGGGTGACACATTTTCCCTTCACGGCACAGGGGAGATGGAACCGCCGATCACAGCCCGTCTCCCAGCAGTTGATGCTGGCCCCACTCTCACCGCAGACAAAGCAGTGCTGGAAAGAGCACAGCACCCCCCATCAGCGGCAGCCTCAGGGCCTCCACAGCCAGCCCTGTGCCTCTGGGCAGTGCACAGGGTGTGTCCACTGCTGGGGTCACACCCCGCAGATCTGCCTGGCAGAGGAAActctgtggagctgctgggagcaagACTTCTGTCCCGGAGCTGGTTGAAAGGGCTGGAACTTCTTTCCTGGGATTTGGGCTTGTGCCCATGGCTTTTGTCTGGTGAGTTACCCTGAGGCTCCCTCCAGCTTTCTGACAGGCTGTCCCTGACACACCCTCCTCACAAGCTCTTCGTCTTCGCTCTTCTGCAGTTGTTTGCCAATGGCCTCTTTGAGCAGACCATCCAGAGAAGAGGGCACTTGGCAATATGCTTCAGACATATCCGATATGTCATCgaggaagcagcacagaaggTGAGGACTGAACAAAACCTGGGAGATTTATGCCAGGAGACGCTTGCAGGAGCTTAGCCCAAATCCCTTGGGATTTTGCTTCACCCTGAGCATTAAACCACCACACCATCTCCCAGACCAGCCTGTTTGAGCACTGAGCTTTTCCAAGaactcaggggaaaaaaaaaaaaaaaaaaaaaagagtgtatCAACTTTGGAAAAAGGGGCAGGTGAATCAGGAAGCATTTAAGGATACTGTAAGGTCATGTAGGAAGAGAATTAGAGATGCAAGAGTTCAGTTAGAACTTAATCAGGACATCTCTGTTAAGGATAATAAAAATTGCTGTTTTCAACCCTTCTCTAGGACTTTGTCTTGGTACCATAGAATTAGCTACAGTAATGTTTTCAATATGTTAATAATAAAAGGAGGGTCAGAGAAAATCTCCATTCCTTACTGGATGAGAGGGGGAACATAGTAAGGGTAGACAAGGAAAAGACTGAGGTATTAAACACCTTCTTTGTCTCAGTCTAACAAAATGGCTGCTACCATAATGGCTGCTACCATCTCTCCATAAGTTCCCTCTCTCTCTTGAACTAGGGAaaccagaactggatgcagttGGCTCATTCCACTATAGCCAGTTAAATCACTGTGAAAAGGCAGCCTGATACTAGTTACATGAATACAGACTTCTGGTAAAGTGCTGAGAATCTTATAccattttttgttcatttgtttctttttttagtttttttctttttaacctggAGACCCTTGCAAAGAGCTACTTTCAGAGACAAACTCCTAATCTAtcaaggtttttaaaaagtaaaacttaTTTGTGACTATTTAGAGCATTCACAGAGCTTATCTATTGGCAGGAACCAAGACAAAGTTCTCATTCTgacaatttaatttctgttttatttggtATTTGTGAGGAAGTGGCTGCACAGAGGTAGTGTGTTTTTTCCAGTGATGTGTGCTTTGGCATTGCCTTCACGAGTCCTGTTAGTTGCTCAGATTAAAGGTTCTGGTGTGTTACTAAGAACAGCTATTCTTATGAAACTTactcatttaaaatacaaatgaataAGCCTATAATCTCATCTGTTGATCAGAGACAAGTCATCTAATAATTGAAGGTATTACCAGCTGAGGTGAAATGTGTGTTCATTGCTGCTAACCAAGAAAAACTAAGCGGAGCAAGTGTTTCAGGTTTCTTGAAGTAGGTTTTGCCTTTGAATCATTTTGCAAACTGTGAAGTGGATCCTGTCCCAGATTTGTTTTGCATCTCATTGGTCATGTATGTCAAGAAAATGTTACAGGTCGCACGTAGTAACTGTTATGGCTTATAAATAACTTGTACCAGATTCAGCTGAATTTTGTGGGACAGGACTTGGGGTTATCAGTGCAAGAGAGTGTTCATGGCAGGTTGGGATCACAGTACTCTGCATGTTAGAAGTGCTCACACAAggcttatatttttttaagtccttcTATGGATTTTCCATATACTGACAGGATTCAGTACTGCAAGAGCTGCCAAGGAATTGTGATAGGGAAACTCCTACTGAATGCTTGCtggcagaaaatatttatattggaGAACTAATGAAGTTTCTGTTATAACTATATGTGTATAGATAGTGATCTGCAGCTGGTGAGTGGTAATATATATCTGTAATCTAACTGAACCAGGTGAGCCATGATCCCTGTAGTCCAAGAATTCTTCTGTGGTCACAGGGACCAATATCTCTAGAGAGTATCTCAGGTGGTAGATGTTGTCTGCCTTCTAGGTGACTGTAAAGTATAGGCTGCTCCAAACTTAAGCTTGTCCTTGAAGTTTCTAACTGTTGATAGCATGAACCTGGCACTAAGAATTTCTTCTTGtgtctctcctttttccctttttttgatgtaaaaaaggtttttaaaacttagaaaatatttttacaaatatcAGCCAAATTATAATAGCATTTTCTTCTTATGTTACTGTGAAGAGTaatgcagtttcttttcctttgcacaCTAAACGTGAAGCTGAAACAAACATTGACTTTGGAGTAACTATGGCTGGAACATTTAAGAACCAAAGTCATGCTGGCCTTTGGGATTCAggtttggaaggaaaaagaaattgcacTAGTCACAGCTTTGACATGTTCAACTAGCATGATAAAACAGtgatatttgtatttttcaggttGATTCTGCCTGTTTCTCTTTACTATACACTCAGGAAAAGATTGCATCACTTCAGATTCAGTAAGTTTTGTTtggaatggaaaaaacaaaagtcttAAGCTGAGAGCTCAAACCTAGCATGAATCTATATCAAACCAAATAAATGCTCTGAGACCATCTGTCTCCTGATATCTCTGAAGAACAGCAAAAGCGTGGAATATTTTAGCTACAGTAATCCAGTAAGTTTATTGTACCTAGCCAGGCTGTTGTACAATGAGCCAGCTTCAATGTGTCCTGgtgccttttcttttctgacagctaaaaaaaccacagcagatACTGATCTGTTTACATACAGTACATTGTTTATTCTGCCAATGTTTTGTCAACATAAAGGCACTCAAAACAGTAGGCCTGGAAATAGATGTTTCTTTTGTCTTAGCAGTGACTGGGTGGTCCAGCTTCTAAACATTTGTTATCCATTATTGAAGATTACAGCATAAAGGTGAGTGTCCACAAGAATGAAGTACTGGAGCTCGCATTTCCTTACATGAAAGTATACTCATTTATGCACTTTTTAACTTCCCTACACAGTTAATAGTAGTTCCCATATGTAATGTTTAACAGTTTGAGCTTCTGGAAATCCACTGAAACGTAGTCTTCAAGTTCAAAGGTTAAGACAGAGCTGGCATGTTACTGTTATGTCAGCACTAAAGAAAGCTATCATTGCTTTTAGAGATGAACACTACACTTTGCATGGTTACAGTGACTGCACGTGGGGCTGGTCAGAGAACTGGGAGGATACTTTTGggaatttaaaatttcagaagtgGAGTTGCTTTTTACAGAGCTTTCAGTATACCTTTCTCTTGCTATTCCTCACCAGCCCCCCCTTATATTATTTAGATATTGAActaattcagtttttaaaacttcattaaTCATGGAAACTGGGAAGTGATagatatgtttttttaaatgcatatgtTTGTACTGAGAAATActgctgattttttatttatgtacaTAGCTAAACACATATATTTGCATTGATATCAGTGCATACATGCACTTTGGAGACTTTATTTGTTATCCTAGTAGTGGGTATAGCAGAGCAGCTTCTAAGAGTCAAGtatgaaaatacatttgtggAGGCATAATCAGAGCTTACTATGACTCTGTTTAGCAGCATTAAGCTATAGTAGAAGAAGTGGTATGTACATGTACAGACAACGTATGTTATGCAGGAAACATAATCTTGCCAAAGCTGAATCATCTAaagggttggaagtgaccttaagTGGGAATGAATAGGGtaatgttttctaaaaagagTCTGCTGAACATTTTCTCACATCAGTTCTCGTGACAATAGGTGGCACCCTTATGCCAATAAATACAGCTTTGTTTAATTAGGACTTCCTTGGACTTCTCTAGTGGAATTCCTTTAGCCATAGTTATTGGAATTAAAAGCTAAAGCAAGTCATCAAAGAAGaataataattaagaaaatgtgGAACatgcctggaaaacaaaaatataaactcCATTCTGACTGCTGAGTTTAACACATGACTTAAGTACTAGTATTTCTTTGTTAAGGAATCTGAGAATTTTGAGTATGGGCATTTATTGAGTGATGCATACAAACTGTCCGAATCTATATAACTGAGGATTTTTACTTCTGTGGGGTTACATCagaatgaaagagaaacaaaatgtgtctgttttttttgctctgttacACAAACACTTGGGTGCATGGAATATCTGGATGATCTGAAACACACTTTTGTAAAAATAGCAAGGGAATCCTACAAGAATGTACTTCATTCAGTAGAGTTTTTATCACTTTTACTTCCCAAATGATccaacctggaaaaaaatgttaactaGAATTTGTCAACCCACAAGCATTTTGGCCTATGATTTGGATAAATGTCCAGGTCACTTCTTACTGCACCCTGAATGGACTTCATTCACTGATCCTGTGCTGAGATTGGAAGGAGATCAGGATTAGAAGAGAGAGCATTACAAATGCTTAAATGCATTGTAGAATGGTGAAAGGACACCACATACTAGAAAGTGTGAAAGAACATCTGTTTTTATTGTATATTGCTTTTGGTGATACAACTGGGCATAAGTAGCTTTGTTAAGCAGaaattttatgcatttttttgttttcatggtaATACCATTTAAAGATTTCATGTAATTCTGAGCACATGAATTGTCTTAGGCCTGCAGATGGCCCATAAAATTTTTCAAGTCTTGAGCATTTATAAACTGGAATTGGATCAGACAAACCTTCAGGATTCATTGAACTTTGCTAGTTTTGGCAGTGTCTCTGTTATGCTTTTACTGGCACTTGGTTTTATCCACCCATTGCAAAAGTAACATCTTATGGTGGTAGTGCAaaactgaaggggaaaaagaataTTGAAATAATTGATGGAATTAATAAGGTTCCATTCTAATTTATGAGACTTAACACAGCTGTTCCCTTAGCTAAAATTTTGCTGAGGTAGCTATGATGTTTtagggaaaattaaaatttccagtgtttcatgaaatgttatttatttggacttcatttccttttcatcatcttacactgattttttgcaaagtttttttGTAAAGCACTGCAACACCTGGGCAAATTCTATTCATTAGCATGAGTGCTGTCTCCAGGCTTTGGTGCCAACATGGAATTCTTGATTTCTGCTTAgcatttgcttttcagcagccaCAGATCTGGCTTTAGGTAGGTGATTATAGAGGGAATAGGAACAAGAGACTATTGCAATTCAATTAAGTCTATCAAGACTTCAAGATACTAAATGAAGATGCTTCACCAAACACTTCCATATGCTCATCCTGGACTGCCAAATATCCTCTTGCCACTGCTAagtgtttctgttctttcagaTTCACAGATGGGAAAACAAATGGgtagaaaattaaatatgttgTAACATTGTTgtattttgcaatttttaatgaaaatacacaCCCTAATCCTGATTGctttatgtttaaaaagaaaacaatctttttttGCACCTGCAAATTCTGCTAAAGCATGAAAACAGCTTAAGGAGCTGTacccctccccagcctttcATGTGTGTGAGTGCTCACCCTGCAAAGATGCAtgtttctgaagagaaataCTTGTAATAATGTTTGAGGCCTTTGATATTATGCTTTACAAGTAATCTTTTCTGTATCAGTGAGACAGGAGGTAGAACTCCTAGATGGAAGGTCTGTGTCAGAGCTGCTAATAGCAACTCCTGATTGGAGACCTCTATCATACCTTTGCTGGTagtaaagaaaaatgtctttttaatttttttgctgtctttacCCTGCTTTTAGGGTAAGCAGAGGCTATTTAATTGCAACATGTGCTTTTGGGAGTGGTGGGGGCACAGGCTTGCCAATCCAAAATTCTTACAGTGAGGCTGTCTCATGGTAGAAGTAAGTATGCTCTGCTTTTTTATGGCCAGATAATTAGAACTGAAAAACTCaattatctttcagtctttcatGAGCTAactttacattatttttcagagCATAAAATGTTACTTACCCacagtttctcaaaaaaaaaaaaggaagaaaatgtacTTTATATATTGAACAAATTGTGCAATAGGACTATATGGAAGCTCCCTTCCCAATAGACTTCTAGTCATCTGGCTATTATTATTTGTCCTGGTATTCTGCCTATAAAATCACTTTTATCAGACGTAAGCTGTCAGACTCCTGAAGAACAGTGGTAAAAACTAAGCATTGACTTTGGGCCAGAAGGTGTCATCTGTCTCTAAATACTTTTCCTGAAGAAACACTCTTTTCATACCAATGTATGATTAAGAAGTGCAAAAAATCATGCACTTGTTTTAAATTTCCTGTACTTTCTTGGTGGTAGAAGGACTGCCAAAACAGTGGTGACAAATTCATCAACATG encodes the following:
- the LOC139795444 gene encoding LOW QUALITY PROTEIN: PHD finger protein 7-like (The sequence of the model RefSeq protein was modified relative to this genomic sequence to represent the inferred CDS: inserted 4 bases in 2 codons), with product MSEAYCQVPSSLDGLLKEAIGKQLQKSEDEELHCFVCGESGASINCWETGCDRRFHLPCAVKGKCVTQFFAPYRSFCWEHGPKQAVEAAPEEDTTCLICMDLVGSRKSYGTLVCPACKHAWFHRGCIQVAXPFPHPPRTAGPQQHQGXSLMLLMLLLQTQAMYSGTTRFHCPLCRNKDQFNLEMRNMGIQIPQVRYPVLSQVDERHSRCDARECLCPGGREQVEEEGPWQLLLCRSCAVDGTHRGCSNLGNSTASWECDDCAGLSTASRVTSELGSPSTPIHMAAGASDHSAALESSRRCSPHGPMRSQDLSRLHYGAQNPYSRPRRCGI